The proteins below are encoded in one region of Salvelinus namaycush isolate Seneca chromosome 32, SaNama_1.0, whole genome shotgun sequence:
- the gabbr2 gene encoding gamma-aminobutyric acid type B receptor subunit 2, whose translation MHVPTTHQPISFLFVSLQADPQGQDIAIRPFLEHCENTHMTIWLGIVYAYKGLLMLFGCFLAWETRNVSIPALNDSKYIGMSVYNVGIMCIIGAAVSFLTRDQPNVQFCIVALVIIFCSTITLCLVFVPKFITMRTNPDAATQNRRLKFNTNQKKEDSKMSTSVTSVNQANTSRLDGLQTDNHRLRMKITELDKELEEVTMQLQDTPEKTPYIKQNHYGDVNNILSIRNFTDGKGG comes from the exons ATGCATGTGCCCACCACTCACCAGCCCATCTCCTTTCTCTTTGTTTCCCTGCAGGCGGACCCCCAGGGCCAGGACATAGCCATCCGGCCCTTCCTGGAACACTGTGAGAACACACACATGACCATTTGGCTGGGGATTGTCTACGCTTACAAGGGCCTGCTTATG tTGTTTGGTTGTTTCCTGGCCTGGGAGACGAGGAATGTGAGCATCCCGGCCCTGAATGACAGCAAGTACATCGGGATGAGTGTGTACAACGTGGGCATCATGTGTATCATCGGGGCGGCCGTGTCCTTCCTCACGCGAGACCAGCCCAATGTGCAGTTCTGCATCGTGGCTCTGGTCATCATCTTTTGCAGCACGATCACTCTCTGTCTGGTGTTTGTGCCAAAG TTCATCACGATGAGGACCAATCCGGACGCTGCCACTCAGAATCGGAGGTTAAAGTTCAATACGAACCAGAAGAAAGAGGACTCCAAGATGTCCACGTCAGTGACGAGTGTGAACCAGGCCAACACGTCCAGACTGGACGGCCTGCAGACCGACAACCACCGCCTCCGCATGAAGATAACAGAG TTGGATAAGGAACTGGAGGAGGTGACCATGCAGCTGCAGGACACCCCAGAGAAGACCCCGTACATCAAGCAGAACCACTACGGAGACGTCAACAACATCCTCAGCATACGCAACTTTACCGACGGCAAAG gaggatAA